A stretch of the Streptomyces sp. NBC_01428 genome encodes the following:
- a CDS encoding acyl-CoA dehydrogenase family protein, with product MSQVSTEPDLLYTEEEEALRAAVRDLLTDRCAAADVITRGESATPHDPELWKALADGMGLAGLLVPEEQGGQGATHREAAVVLEELGRAVAPVPYLTSAVVATEALLACTGADAAELLTALASGRTVGALAVPLSSGPGAALRAVRLEDGALHGELTGIADAAAAHVLLVPADDGGLYAVDADAVTVTPQVCLDPTRPLARVTFEGAPARLLTDDAPSAVRRALRAGAGLLASEQLGLADWSLTETVRYLKERKQFNRPVGGFQALKHRLAQVWLEVVNTRAAARNAADALATGSSDGDIAVAVAQAYAAPAAVHAAEEALQLHGGIGMTWEHPAHLYLKRAKADSIAYGTAGAHRAALAELVDLQAP from the coding sequence ATGAGCCAGGTGAGCACCGAGCCCGATCTGCTCTACACGGAGGAGGAAGAGGCGCTGCGCGCCGCCGTCCGCGACCTCCTCACCGACCGCTGCGCCGCGGCCGACGTCATCACCCGCGGCGAGTCCGCCACCCCGCACGACCCCGAACTGTGGAAGGCCCTCGCCGACGGCATGGGCCTCGCCGGACTCCTGGTGCCCGAGGAGCAGGGCGGACAGGGCGCCACCCACCGCGAGGCCGCCGTGGTCCTGGAGGAACTGGGCCGCGCGGTCGCGCCCGTTCCCTATCTGACGAGCGCCGTCGTCGCCACCGAGGCGCTGCTGGCCTGCACGGGAGCCGACGCGGCCGAGCTGCTCACCGCCCTCGCCTCCGGCCGTACGGTGGGCGCCCTCGCCGTCCCGCTCAGCAGCGGGCCCGGCGCCGCCCTTCGCGCCGTCCGGCTGGAAGACGGCGCGCTGCACGGCGAGTTGACGGGCATCGCGGACGCGGCCGCCGCCCACGTCCTGCTCGTCCCGGCCGACGACGGCGGGCTGTACGCGGTCGACGCGGACGCCGTCACGGTCACCCCGCAGGTCTGCCTCGACCCGACCAGGCCGCTCGCCCGTGTCACGTTCGAGGGGGCACCGGCACGACTGCTCACCGACGACGCGCCGAGCGCGGTCCGGCGCGCGCTGCGGGCCGGTGCCGGACTGCTCGCCTCCGAGCAACTCGGCCTCGCCGACTGGTCGTTGACGGAGACCGTCCGTTACCTCAAGGAGCGCAAGCAGTTCAACCGGCCGGTGGGCGGCTTCCAGGCGCTCAAGCACCGGCTGGCCCAGGTGTGGCTGGAGGTCGTCAACACCCGTGCCGCAGCCAGGAACGCGGCCGACGCGCTGGCCACCGGAAGCTCCGACGGCGACATCGCCGTGGCCGTCGCCCAGGCCTACGCGGCCCCCGCCGCCGTCCACGCGGCGGAGGAGGCCCTCCAGCTGCACGGCGGGATCGGCATGACATGGGAGCACCCGGCGCACCTGTACCTGAAGCGCGCCAAAGCCGACTCGATCGCGTACGGCACGGCGGGCGCACACCGCGCCGCACTGGCGGAACTGGTCGACCTCCAGGCCCCCTGA
- a CDS encoding phosphatidylinositol-specific phospholipase C/glycerophosphodiester phosphodiesterase family protein, giving the protein MALTTRRRALGTLGAALAGSVALPASRALAADAKPRTRPLWRAHAHNDYDHPRPLLDALDHRFGSVEADIYLVEGQLLVAHDPVDLDPTRTLESLYLAPLAARVRAQHGSVYRGHRTPLQLLVDIKTEGASTYLELDRQLRRHRHLFTTYAHGRTRPGPVTAVVSGDRAARGPMEAQTVRHAFYDGRLADLGSAAPASFVPLISDNWTLNFSWLGAGPFPAVERAKLRTITATAHRNRQKVRFWATPDVAGPEREALWRELLAADVDYLNTDDLGGLQEFLDAHDRT; this is encoded by the coding sequence ATGGCCCTCACCACCCGCCGCAGAGCCCTCGGCACCCTCGGCGCCGCCCTCGCCGGCTCGGTCGCGTTACCCGCGTCCCGGGCCCTGGCCGCCGACGCGAAGCCGCGCACCCGTCCCCTGTGGCGCGCACACGCCCACAACGACTACGACCACCCACGCCCCCTCCTCGACGCCCTCGACCACCGCTTCGGCAGCGTCGAGGCCGACATCTACCTCGTCGAGGGCCAACTCCTCGTCGCCCACGACCCGGTGGACCTCGACCCCACCCGCACCCTCGAATCCCTCTACCTCGCCCCGCTGGCCGCCCGCGTCCGCGCGCAGCACGGCTCGGTCTACCGGGGACACCGCACCCCGCTGCAACTCCTCGTCGACATCAAGACCGAGGGGGCCTCGACCTACCTCGAACTCGACCGCCAACTGCGCCGCCACCGGCACCTGTTCACGACGTACGCGCACGGCCGGACGCGTCCCGGGCCCGTCACCGCCGTCGTCTCCGGGGACCGCGCCGCCCGGGGCCCCATGGAGGCGCAGACCGTCCGGCACGCGTTCTACGACGGCAGGCTCGCCGACCTCGGCAGCGCCGCGCCCGCCTCCTTCGTCCCGCTGATCAGCGACAACTGGACACTCAACTTCAGCTGGCTGGGCGCGGGACCCTTCCCGGCCGTCGAACGGGCCAAGCTGCGCACCATCACGGCCACCGCGCACCGGAACCGGCAGAAGGTCAGGTTCTGGGCGACTCCCGACGTCGCGGGCCCGGAACGCGAAGCCCTGTGGCGCGAACTGCTCGCCGCCGACGTCGACTACCTCAACACCGATGACCTGGGCGGTCTCCAGGAGTTCCTGGACGCCCACGACCGCACGTAG
- a CDS encoding phosphodiester glycosidase family protein: MTRRDARFRSALTVFTACGALAGAALVGAAPASGAEDTGTIAPGVEYSELDIPAAKGVAHAHVLTVDLRNPHVRVDLLHPGAVASREPVSRLAGGQGAVAGVNGDFFNIEESQHPGVEATGATVGPAIASGHALKAAVPDGQRFGPALPPGTHTNDVFGVGVDRRARLDGLDLAGSVRSEDGTWPLGGFNQYALPVGSVGAFTSDWGAVSRLRATCGTDTERAAPCSSDTYEVTVRDGRVASVADTPGGGGIAPGTTVLVGREAGARSLRKLSVGEHVLVRHRLVAGSSRVPYRFAVGGYPMMTGGVPLPGLDDRTSAVRTAVGFSDHGHRLQLLALDGAPEFRGGLTIAEVTAAMRRVGSEDAFSLDGGGSTTMVARQPGSDTVSVLNHPTGGAERPVPNGIGVFSRP, encoded by the coding sequence GTGACGCGTCGCGACGCACGGTTCAGATCGGCACTGACGGTCTTCACGGCATGCGGAGCGCTGGCCGGTGCAGCCCTGGTGGGGGCGGCACCGGCCAGCGGCGCGGAGGACACCGGGACCATCGCGCCCGGTGTCGAGTACAGCGAGCTGGACATCCCCGCCGCGAAGGGTGTGGCCCACGCGCACGTCCTGACCGTCGACCTGCGCAATCCCCATGTGCGGGTCGACCTGCTGCACCCGGGAGCCGTGGCGTCGCGGGAGCCCGTGTCCCGGCTGGCCGGCGGACAAGGAGCGGTGGCCGGTGTCAACGGCGACTTCTTCAACATCGAGGAGTCCCAGCACCCGGGTGTCGAGGCCACGGGTGCGACCGTCGGGCCCGCGATCGCGAGCGGTCACGCCCTCAAGGCCGCGGTCCCGGACGGCCAGCGGTTCGGGCCCGCGCTGCCGCCCGGCACCCACACGAACGACGTGTTCGGGGTCGGCGTCGACCGCCGGGCGCGGCTGGACGGACTGGATCTCGCCGGATCGGTCCGCAGCGAGGACGGCACCTGGCCGCTCGGCGGATTCAACCAGTACGCGCTCCCGGTCGGCTCCGTGGGCGCGTTCACCTCCGACTGGGGCGCCGTCTCCCGGCTGCGCGCCACCTGCGGGACGGACACCGAGCGGGCCGCGCCGTGCAGCTCCGACACCTACGAGGTGACGGTCCGGGACGGTCGGGTCGCGTCCGTCGCCGACACCCCGGGCGGTGGCGGCATCGCACCGGGCACGACGGTCCTGGTGGGGCGCGAGGCGGGCGCCCGGTCGTTGCGGAAGCTGTCGGTCGGCGAGCACGTGCTCGTGCGGCACAGGCTGGTCGCCGGGTCGTCCCGGGTGCCGTACCGCTTCGCGGTGGGCGGCTATCCGATGATGACCGGCGGTGTGCCCCTGCCGGGCCTGGACGACAGGACCTCGGCCGTACGGACCGCGGTGGGCTTCTCCGACCACGGGCACCGGCTGCAACTCCTCGCCCTCGACGGTGCCCCGGAGTTCCGCGGCGGGCTCACCATCGCCGAAGTGACCGCCGCGATGCGCAGGGTGGGATCCGAGGACGCCTTCAGCCTGGACGGCGGCGGGTCCACCACGATGGTCGCCCGGCAGCCGGGCTCCGACACCGTCAGTGTCCTCAACCATCCGACCGGCGGCGCGGAGCGCCCCGTACCGAACGGCATCGGGGTGTTCTCCCGCCCGTGA
- a CDS encoding DUF779 domain-containing protein, producing the protein MDDDKDDDVARVGLTPAAADLLRRLHGLHGPLMFHQSGGCCDGSAPMCYPAGEFRTGGSDVLLAELEVEGVEEPVTFWMSKSQYDLWAHTRLTVDVVPGRGSGFSLEAPEGVRFLIRSRVVGR; encoded by the coding sequence ATGGACGACGACAAGGACGACGACGTCGCGCGCGTGGGGCTGACCCCCGCCGCCGCCGATCTGCTGCGACGCCTGCACGGTCTGCACGGGCCCCTGATGTTCCACCAGTCGGGCGGCTGCTGCGACGGCAGCGCGCCGATGTGCTACCCGGCCGGCGAGTTCCGCACCGGCGGCTCGGACGTGCTGCTGGCCGAGCTGGAGGTCGAGGGCGTCGAGGAACCGGTGACGTTCTGGATGTCGAAGAGCCAGTACGACCTGTGGGCCCACACCCGCCTCACCGTCGACGTCGTGCCGGGCCGGGGCAGCGGCTTCTCCCTCGAAGCACCCGAAGGAGTGCGTTTTCTGATCCGTTCCCGGGTCGTCGGCCGCTAG
- the hypE gene encoding hydrogenase expression/formation protein HypE: MGHGGGGTLSAELVEHLFAPAFGSDVLAELGDSAHLDLGGARLAFSTDSFVVRPLFFPGGSIGDLAVNGTVNDLAMAGAVPAYLSCGFILEEGIELSVVGRVAEALGEAARTAGVVVATGDTKVVDAGHGDGIFINTAGIGLIQDGVDIRPQRAAPGDVVLVSGPIGVHGVAIMSVREGLEFGVEIQSDTASLAGLVADMLAACRDLHVLRDPTRGGLATSLNEIAAASGVGIALDERSLPIPDTVANACAFLGLDPMYVANEGKLVAFVPPEHADAVLDAMRAHPLGKESVVIGQCVPDHPGMVVAATGLGGTRVVDMPLGEQLPRIC; this comes from the coding sequence ATGGGACACGGCGGGGGCGGCACGCTCTCCGCCGAGCTGGTGGAGCACCTGTTCGCGCCCGCCTTCGGCAGTGACGTGCTCGCCGAGCTGGGCGACTCGGCGCACCTGGACCTGGGCGGCGCCCGCCTCGCCTTCTCCACCGACTCCTTCGTCGTCCGGCCGTTGTTCTTCCCCGGCGGCAGCATCGGGGACCTGGCCGTGAACGGCACGGTGAACGACCTGGCCATGGCGGGGGCCGTGCCCGCCTATCTGTCCTGCGGGTTCATCCTCGAAGAGGGCATCGAGCTGTCCGTCGTGGGCCGGGTGGCCGAGGCCCTCGGCGAGGCGGCGCGCACCGCGGGCGTGGTCGTCGCGACCGGCGACACCAAGGTGGTCGACGCGGGGCACGGTGACGGCATCTTCATCAACACCGCCGGGATCGGCCTGATCCAGGACGGCGTCGACATCCGCCCGCAACGTGCGGCGCCCGGTGACGTGGTCCTGGTCAGCGGGCCGATCGGGGTGCACGGCGTGGCCATCATGAGTGTGCGGGAGGGGCTGGAGTTCGGTGTCGAGATCCAGAGCGACACCGCCTCGCTGGCCGGGCTCGTCGCGGACATGCTGGCGGCCTGCCGTGACCTCCATGTGCTGCGGGACCCGACCCGGGGCGGTCTGGCCACCTCCCTGAACGAGATCGCCGCGGCGTCGGGCGTCGGCATCGCGCTCGACGAACGGTCGCTGCCGATCCCGGACACGGTCGCCAACGCCTGCGCCTTCCTCGGCCTCGACCCGATGTACGTGGCCAACGAGGGCAAACTGGTGGCGTTCGTGCCGCCCGAGCACGCCGACGCCGTCCTCGATGCGATGCGCGCGCATCCGCTGGGCAAGGAGTCCGTGGTGATCGGCCAGTGCGTTCCCGACCACCCCGGCATGGTCGTCGCGGCCACCGGCCTGGGCGGCACCCGCGTGGTCGACATGCCGCTCGGCGAACAACTGCCGCGCATCTGCTGA
- the hypD gene encoding hydrogenase formation protein HypD encodes MKYLDEFSDPVLAKRLFDDIRAITTRPWALMEVCGGQTHSIIRHGIDQLLPEEIELIHGPGCPVCVTPLEIIDKALEIASRPDVIFCSFGDMLRVPGSGRDLFKVKSEGADVRVVYSPLDALKIAQENPDRQVVFFGIGFETTAPPNAMTVYQAKKLGISNFSLLVSHVRVPPAIDAIMRSPDCRVQGFLAAGHVCTVMGMAEYPELAEEHGVPIVVTGFEPLDILEGIRRAVRQLEAGEHTVENAYPRAVQAEGSPAAKAMLADVFEVTDRAWRGIGMIPASGWRLSPKYRAYDAEHRFSVTGIDTQESTVCRSGEVLQGFIKPNECAAFGKECTPRNPLGATMVSSEGACAAYYLYRRLETPDKEASSVG; translated from the coding sequence ATGAAGTACCTGGACGAGTTCAGCGACCCGGTCCTCGCCAAACGGCTCTTCGACGACATCAGAGCCATCACCACGCGGCCCTGGGCGCTCATGGAGGTCTGCGGCGGTCAGACGCACTCGATCATCCGGCACGGCATCGACCAGCTCCTGCCCGAGGAGATCGAGCTGATCCACGGACCGGGCTGCCCGGTCTGCGTGACCCCGCTGGAGATCATCGACAAGGCGCTGGAGATCGCCTCCCGGCCCGACGTGATCTTCTGCTCGTTCGGCGACATGCTGCGGGTGCCGGGCAGCGGACGCGACCTGTTCAAGGTCAAGAGCGAGGGCGCGGACGTACGGGTCGTCTACTCGCCGCTGGACGCGTTGAAGATCGCGCAGGAGAACCCCGACCGGCAGGTCGTGTTCTTCGGCATCGGCTTCGAGACGACGGCGCCGCCCAACGCGATGACCGTCTACCAGGCGAAGAAGCTGGGCATCTCCAACTTCAGCCTGCTGGTCTCGCACGTCCGGGTCCCCCCGGCCATCGACGCGATCATGCGCTCGCCGGACTGCCGGGTCCAGGGCTTCCTCGCCGCCGGGCACGTGTGCACGGTGATGGGCATGGCCGAGTACCCCGAACTCGCCGAGGAGCACGGGGTGCCGATCGTGGTGACCGGGTTCGAGCCGCTCGACATCCTGGAGGGCATCCGGCGCGCGGTACGGCAGCTGGAGGCGGGCGAGCACACCGTGGAGAACGCCTATCCGCGGGCCGTGCAGGCGGAGGGCAGTCCCGCGGCCAAGGCCATGCTGGCGGACGTGTTCGAGGTGACCGACCGGGCCTGGCGCGGGATCGGCATGATCCCGGCGAGCGGCTGGCGCCTCTCGCCCAAGTACCGCGCGTACGACGCCGAGCACCGCTTCTCGGTGACCGGCATCGACACGCAGGAGTCGACCGTCTGCCGCAGTGGCGAGGTGCTCCAGGGATTCATCAAGCCGAACGAGTGCGCCGCGTTCGGGAAGGAGTGCACGCCGCGCAATCCGCTGGGCGCGACGATGGTCTCCAGTGAGGGCGCGTGTGCCGCGTACTACCTCTACCGGCGGCTGGAGACCCCGGACAAGGAGGCGAGTTCCGTTGGCTGA
- a CDS encoding HypC/HybG/HupF family hydrogenase formation chaperone yields MCLAVPGRVLEIEERDATRMAKVDFGGVVKDVCLEYVPDMRVGDYAIVHVGFALQRLDEESAKQTLELFENLGVLEEEFGDAWGKAARDAGAERPSGTGLPPTDGVEKEARP; encoded by the coding sequence ATGTGTCTGGCCGTACCCGGCCGAGTGCTGGAGATCGAGGAACGCGACGCGACGCGGATGGCCAAGGTGGACTTCGGCGGCGTCGTCAAGGACGTGTGTCTGGAGTACGTGCCGGACATGCGGGTCGGGGACTACGCCATCGTCCACGTCGGGTTCGCCCTGCAGCGGCTGGACGAGGAGTCGGCGAAACAGACCCTGGAACTGTTCGAGAACCTCGGGGTGCTGGAGGAGGAGTTCGGCGACGCGTGGGGCAAGGCGGCCCGGGACGCGGGCGCCGAACGTCCCTCCGGAACCGGACTGCCGCCCACGGACGGCGTCGAGAAGGAGGCGCGGCCATGA
- the hypF gene encoding carbamoyltransferase HypF, with the protein MTGIPGRERRHVTVKGVVQGVGFRPFVYTLAEEYGLSGWVTNNAAGVEAEVEGPAAAVAAFCARIGTRPPPLAVVESVEERALPLENDGSVFTIRPSSGGPGRTLVSPDTATCDACMSELADPADRRHRHPFITCTHCGPRFTVVTALPYDRANTTMADFPMCADCAREYADPADRRFHAQPIACHACGPRLTLRTGPGDLRAPRDAEALAEARRLLADGAVLAVKGIGGYHLACDAGDPAAVRALRKRKNRGGKPFAVLADSPETVRRLAHLGPAEEELLLGPRKPVVLLRRRDTASEAVAPGVAPGSPDLGFLLPYTPVHRLLLGLPGDPPGPTVLVMTSGNRAGEPIVTDDEEALTRLAGLADAWLTHDRPVHVPCDDSVVRVCAGAELPVRRSRGYAPFPVALPVPVLPALAVGGDLKNTFCAGDGRYAWLSAHVGDMDDLATLTAFERATGHLTDLTGVAPRLLVADRHPGYRSAQWAVRTAAARGLPLRRVQHHHAHVASCMAEHGLDGSAPVIGVAFDGTGYGDDGTVWGGEVLLADYDGYRRFAHLGYVPLPGGDAAVRNPYRMTLSHLRAADLPWTEELPCAAAATPEERRLLARQLERELNCVPTSSMGRLFDAVSSLAGVCHRVEYEAQAAMELENAALGDLTGPLADDERDDAYRFILRTSRQDPAAPLIADPGPVLAAAAADVLGGVTAGPVARRFHRAVIALVQEVCAVARDRTGIRTVALSGGVFCNALLTEGCAAVLERDGFTVLRHRRVPPNDGGLALGQLIVAARAQD; encoded by the coding sequence GTGACGGGGATCCCGGGACGCGAGCGCCGGCACGTCACCGTGAAGGGCGTCGTGCAGGGCGTGGGCTTCCGGCCGTTCGTCTACACCCTCGCCGAGGAGTACGGCCTGTCCGGCTGGGTCACCAACAACGCGGCCGGTGTCGAGGCCGAGGTGGAGGGCCCGGCGGCCGCCGTGGCCGCGTTCTGCGCCCGGATCGGGACCCGGCCGCCGCCGCTCGCGGTGGTCGAGTCCGTCGAGGAACGTGCCCTGCCCCTGGAGAACGACGGCTCCGTGTTCACCATCCGCCCCTCCTCCGGCGGCCCGGGCCGCACGCTGGTCTCCCCCGACACCGCCACCTGCGACGCCTGCATGAGCGAGCTGGCCGACCCCGCCGACCGGCGTCACCGTCACCCGTTCATCACCTGCACGCACTGCGGCCCCCGCTTCACCGTCGTGACGGCGCTGCCGTACGACCGGGCCAACACCACCATGGCGGACTTCCCGATGTGCGCGGACTGCGCCCGTGAGTACGCCGACCCGGCCGACCGGCGCTTCCACGCCCAGCCAATCGCCTGCCATGCCTGCGGCCCCCGGCTCACCCTGCGCACCGGACCCGGCGACCTCCGCGCGCCGCGCGACGCCGAGGCCCTGGCGGAGGCGCGTCGGCTGCTCGCCGACGGTGCCGTGCTGGCGGTCAAGGGGATCGGCGGCTACCACCTGGCCTGCGACGCGGGCGACCCCGCGGCCGTCCGCGCCCTGCGCAAACGCAAGAACCGGGGCGGCAAGCCCTTCGCGGTGCTCGCCGACTCGCCGGAGACCGTGCGGCGCCTCGCCCATCTCGGCCCCGCCGAGGAGGAACTGCTGCTCGGGCCGCGCAAACCGGTGGTCCTGCTGCGGCGCCGGGACACCGCGTCCGAGGCCGTCGCGCCGGGCGTCGCCCCGGGCAGCCCCGACCTCGGCTTCCTGCTCCCGTACACGCCGGTGCACCGGCTGCTGCTCGGTCTACCCGGTGATCCACCGGGCCCCACCGTCCTCGTCATGACCAGCGGGAACCGCGCGGGCGAACCCATCGTGACCGACGACGAGGAGGCGCTGACCCGGCTGGCGGGGCTGGCCGACGCCTGGCTCACGCACGACCGCCCCGTGCACGTGCCCTGCGACGACTCGGTGGTCCGGGTCTGCGCGGGCGCCGAACTGCCGGTGCGCCGGTCGCGCGGCTACGCCCCCTTCCCGGTCGCGCTGCCGGTCCCGGTGCTGCCCGCGCTGGCCGTGGGCGGCGACCTGAAGAACACCTTCTGCGCCGGCGACGGCCGCTACGCCTGGCTGTCCGCGCACGTCGGGGACATGGACGACCTCGCCACGCTGACCGCCTTCGAACGGGCAACGGGGCACCTGACGGACCTCACCGGCGTCGCACCGCGGCTGCTGGTAGCCGACCGGCATCCCGGATACCGCTCCGCGCAGTGGGCGGTGCGCACCGCCGCGGCACGCGGGCTGCCGCTGCGCCGCGTGCAGCACCACCACGCGCATGTCGCCTCCTGCATGGCCGAACACGGCCTCGACGGCTCGGCGCCGGTGATCGGCGTGGCCTTCGACGGGACGGGTTACGGGGACGACGGCACGGTGTGGGGCGGTGAGGTGCTGCTCGCCGACTACGACGGATACCGGCGGTTCGCCCATCTGGGATACGTGCCGCTGCCGGGCGGCGACGCGGCGGTGCGCAATCCGTACCGGATGACGCTGTCCCATCTGCGGGCGGCCGACCTGCCCTGGACGGAGGAGCTGCCGTGCGCCGCCGCCGCGACGCCCGAGGAGCGCCGGCTGCTCGCACGGCAGCTGGAGCGTGAGCTCAACTGTGTGCCCACCTCCAGCATGGGCCGCCTGTTCGACGCGGTGTCCTCGCTCGCCGGGGTCTGCCACCGGGTCGAGTACGAGGCGCAGGCGGCGATGGAGCTGGAGAACGCGGCGCTGGGCGACCTGACCGGCCCGCTCGCCGACGACGAGCGCGACGACGCGTACCGGTTCATCCTGAGAACGAGCCGCCAGGACCCCGCGGCGCCTCTGATCGCCGATCCGGGACCGGTTCTGGCCGCCGCCGCGGCGGACGTCCTCGGCGGTGTGACGGCCGGGCCGGTGGCCCGCCGGTTCCACCGGGCGGTGATCGCCCTGGTCCAGGAGGTGTGCGCGGTGGCACGAGACCGCACCGGAATCCGCACGGTGGCCCTGAGCGGCGGGGTGTTCTGCAACGCGCTGCTCACCGAGGGCTGTGCCGCCGTCCTCGAACGGGACGGCTTCACCGTACTGCGGCACCGCAGGGTTCCCCCCAACGACGGCGGTCTTGCCCTCGGGCAGCTGATCGTCGCCGCCCGAGCACAGGACTAG
- the hypB gene encoding hydrogenase nickel incorporation protein HypB produces MCRTVDLHQAVLARNDENALALRGYLGDRGTVAVNLLSSPGSGKTALLEQLLARAVAAGVPAAAVTADLATENDATRLARSGAPVRQILTDGLCHLEAGMLRRRLEGWMPEGTRLLFVENVGNLVCPASYDLGETLRIALASVTEGEDKPVKYPTAFGLAQLVVITKTDIADAVGFDREAFLRGVEQVNPGVPVLETSARTGVGVDALLAHVLRAADGEEAHVPVLAREHERYLDSHDHGDGTGPHVHDGDHGHGDGRGPSSGGRGRHDDVPGAAPVPAETGGNAP; encoded by the coding sequence ATGTGCCGCACCGTTGATCTGCATCAGGCCGTGCTGGCGAGGAACGACGAGAACGCGCTGGCGCTGCGGGGCTACCTGGGTGACCGTGGCACGGTCGCGGTCAATCTGCTCTCCAGTCCGGGCAGCGGCAAGACGGCGCTGCTCGAACAGCTGCTGGCGCGGGCGGTGGCGGCCGGTGTCCCGGCCGCGGCCGTGACCGCCGACCTGGCGACGGAGAACGACGCGACCCGGCTGGCCCGATCGGGCGCCCCGGTCCGGCAGATCCTCACCGACGGGCTGTGCCACCTGGAGGCGGGCATGCTCCGGCGGCGGCTGGAGGGCTGGATGCCCGAGGGCACCCGGCTGCTGTTCGTCGAGAACGTCGGCAACCTCGTGTGCCCCGCCTCCTACGACCTCGGCGAGACGCTGCGCATCGCGCTCGCGTCGGTGACCGAGGGCGAGGACAAGCCGGTGAAGTACCCGACGGCCTTCGGCCTCGCCCAGCTGGTGGTGATCACCAAGACGGACATCGCGGACGCCGTCGGCTTCGACCGGGAGGCGTTCCTGCGCGGGGTCGAGCAGGTCAACCCCGGAGTGCCGGTCCTGGAGACCTCGGCCCGTACCGGTGTGGGTGTGGACGCGCTGCTGGCCCACGTCCTGCGCGCCGCGGACGGCGAGGAGGCGCACGTGCCCGTCCTGGCCCGGGAGCACGAGCGGTACCTGGACAGTCACGACCACGGCGACGGAACCGGCCCGCACGTCCACGACGGCGATCACGGTCACGGCGACGGGCGGGGACCCTCGTCCGGCGGGCGAGGCCGGCACGACGACGTACCCGGGGCGGCACCCGTCCCGGCCGAGACAGGGGGAAACGCGCCGTGA
- a CDS encoding hydrogenase maturation nickel metallochaperone HypA/HybF: MHELSIAVAVVEQVEEAVRDQGRAVASLTLRIGELAGVVPEALDFAFALATEGTVLAGARLLIDTVEGRGRCEGCGREAPTGMPPVLWCTGCGATLTLLGGRELEIVRVVLADGPPGAESAEDGPRPAVAGLPTRDEEAGHVPHR; this comes from the coding sequence GTGCATGAGCTGTCGATTGCCGTGGCCGTCGTCGAGCAGGTCGAGGAGGCCGTGCGGGACCAGGGACGTGCGGTGGCGTCCCTGACCCTGCGGATCGGCGAGCTCGCCGGGGTGGTGCCCGAGGCACTGGACTTCGCGTTCGCCCTGGCGACGGAGGGGACCGTGCTGGCGGGGGCCCGGCTGCTGATCGACACGGTCGAGGGTCGGGGGCGGTGCGAGGGCTGCGGCCGCGAGGCACCGACCGGGATGCCGCCGGTGCTCTGGTGCACCGGGTGCGGGGCGACGCTGACCCTGCTCGGTGGCCGGGAACTGGAGATCGTCCGGGTGGTGCTCGCCGACGGGCCGCCGGGCGCCGAGAGCGCGGAGGACGGGCCGCGGCCCGCGGTGGCCGGGCTGCCGACACGCGACGAGGAGGCGGGCCATGTGCCGCACCGTTGA
- a CDS encoding helix-turn-helix transcriptional regulator, whose translation MTGHEVERRALLTPVLLLLLAERQGHGYELVQRLGAFGCAEADPAHVYRLLRGMESSGEVTSHWHASESGPARRVYAITQQGAMNLALWFVRLGDLHGTLHLFLERYVQLDGVAGRPGRGGQGPGAAGGGSPDHARTPDHMRRMRK comes from the coding sequence ATGACTGGCCACGAGGTCGAGCGACGCGCCCTGCTGACCCCGGTGCTGCTCCTGCTGCTGGCCGAACGCCAAGGCCACGGTTACGAGCTCGTTCAGCGCCTGGGCGCCTTCGGCTGCGCCGAGGCCGACCCGGCCCACGTGTACCGGCTGCTGCGGGGCATGGAGAGCAGCGGTGAGGTCACCTCGCACTGGCACGCCTCGGAGAGCGGTCCCGCCCGCCGGGTCTACGCGATCACCCAGCAGGGCGCCATGAACCTCGCGCTGTGGTTCGTCCGCCTCGGTGACCTCCACGGCACCCTGCACCTCTTCCTGGAGCGGTACGTGCAGCTCGACGGCGTCGCCGGCCGGCCGGGCCGCGGGGGCCAGGGCCCGGGTGCCGCCGGCGGCGGTTCGCCCGATCACGCGCGCACGCCGGATCACATGCGCCGCATGCGCAAGTAG
- a CDS encoding DUF6893 family small protein — MEWQWVGVAAGLVVAYGLARNLSDIRRYLRMRRM; from the coding sequence ATGGAATGGCAATGGGTCGGCGTGGCCGCGGGACTGGTGGTGGCCTACGGGCTCGCCCGGAACCTGTCGGACATCCGCCGCTACTTGCGCATGCGGCGCATGTGA